Below is a window of Rahnella aceris DNA.
CGGCATTTATGCCCCTCATCTGGGCATCTCTCATATTTTTCTGACACACACTGCACAGTGGCGGATTGTCCGTCACCGGCCTTCTTATACGGAAATATCGAAGATTCGTATACCTTGGAGTTCTGTCAATAACTGTGGATCGCCTCCCGCCTGACAAAGTCAGTCATTGATACAAAAACCGCGCCAATAAAAATTCATACATAAATTCAATGGATTATAAATTTTAAAATACTCTGGCTGTTGACGTATCAGATCAATTAAAGAATACTGTATATAAACACAGTATCTGGCGAGGGGAGAAAATGGAAAACCTGACTAAACAACAGTTAACGTTGTCCAGGATACAATTGATCGCAGACATTTCGCAGACGGCGCAATGCAATCCAAAAGAATTCCTGGTCGTGATGTCACTGATCTCAGAGCTGGCCAGCCAGGCGCTGACTGACGAGAACCAGGACGTTGTGTATTGCAACGGGAGCACTGACGACACCCACTGATTGCCAGATCCTGCGGCGGTAGTAGCCAACATTACTGGCGCTTGCCCGACCGGTTTCCCTCCGGACTAAGCGCCCCGCCCTTTCCCTCTCTTCGCTGTCTGCTTACCTGTTGTGCCAGCTGTTTCACATCCCACTCAGATTGCCGCCCGGCGTGCTATTGCGCAGACTGAACTCACCTCCTGACGATTTCACTCACTTGTGGAGAAAGTTCATGAAAGTCTATGCAGAACAGGGCGATACCCTCGATTCTCTTTGCTGGCGCTATTACAACCGCACGGCACTCGTCGTCGAAAAAGTGTATGCCGCCAATATTGGCATCGCGGATTTAGGCCCGTTATTACCTCACGGCACAGCCGTCTTTATGCCCGACATTGCAGAACAACCGGTTCAGGAAACGATCAAATTATGGGACTGAATACGGAGCGCATCAGTTCAGGCTGCGCCTATTTCATCGCCACTTCGCTGACCTGGCTCGCCAGTCTGACATCGCAGGACGTCGCCTTTCTGGTCGGCTCAGCAGTTGGCGTCGGCACGTTTTTGATCAACTGGTACTACCGGCGCAAAAGCTATCAGTTGCTGGCACGTAAAGGTCTGAGCAAAGACGACTATGAAAACCTCAACTCTTAAACGCTGTAGTGCCGCCGTGGTCCTGGGGCTGATGGCAGCACTGCCAGGCTACAGCTCTTTGCAGGTGTCAGAAGAGGGTCTGCGGTTGATCACCGATTTTGAAGGCTGTCAGCTGCAACCCTATCAATGCAGCGCTGGCGTATGGACCAGCGGCATCGGTCATACGGCCGGCGTTAAACCGGCACAGGAAGTCACCGAACATCAGGCCGCTGAAAACCTGCTGGGGGATATTCAGCAGACAGAGCGCGCCGTAAAAAAATGTATGCCGGTGATCATGCCGCAACCGGTTTTTGATGCCGTGGTGTCCTTCAGTTTTAACGTCGGCACCGGTGCCGCCTGTAAATCAACACTGGCGTTTTTCATCAACCAACAGCAGTGGCAACAAGCCTGCGACCAGTTGCCACGGTGGGTTTTCGTCAATGGCGAACGCAACCGGGGTCTGGAACGCAGGCGAAATGCCGAACGTACTCTCTGCCTGAAAGGAGTCTGAATGCGTCTGTTAACAGCACTTCTGGCGGGGATGGTTTTACTGGTCGCCATCCTGTTGCTTTCCAATCGCTCATTACAGCACGACCTCAACAATGCCAGTCAGCAACGCGATGCCCTGATTACACAGTTACAACAACGCGAGCAGTTGATCGCCACACTGAACCAGCAAATACGCCAGCGCGAGCAAGCTGAACTGGCGTTACGCGAAGACCTGAACACCGCCCGGCAAGTGATGCAAAGCCGTGAGCAACAAAGGCAGAGGAGCCTCCATGATGATCCGCAAACCCGTCAGTGGGCTGACAGCAGTCTGCCTGCTGATATCAGCCGGTTGCACCAGCGTCCCGCCTTCAGCTCCGCCAGCGATTATTTACGTTGGCTGTCCGGCGGTCAGCTCATGCCCTATTCCGGCCAGCAAACCGGCCACCAATGAAGATCTGAGTACCGACATTCTTCAGCTGGAGTCCGCGCTGATGGATTGCGGCTTACAAATTGAAGCCATCAAAAAGTGTCAGGAGGCACAACATGCAAAAACCGATTCAATTGCAACAACGGCTGATTGAACAGATCCCCTTGCTTGCGGCTACGCCTGAAAAACTGGTGATTGCCACCGGGCCGGGCAATGTGGTGGCCACATCTGCACCTTCGCTTTCTTTTGAGTACCGCTATCCGCTGACAGTGACGATCACTGACGACGCGCTCAGCGAAACGCTGGTCGATCTGGCCGTGGTCACCGTTCTCGACTGGCTGCAGGTTAATCAGCCTGAAATTCTCGGCAACGCCTTGCACCGGCTAAATGATTTTACCTTCACTCAGCAGGAACGAAGCCTCGCTCTGGTGCTGCAACTGACAGAACGCGTCCAGGTAAGTGACAAGGATGAGGTGCGCACCATCACTCATCTCCCGGAACCGCCACTGCCAGAAAATGTGGCGCTGCCGCGTCAGGTTTATCTCAACGGCGAACTGATCAGCAGCTGGACGGTGTAATCCGATAAACCTTGTTGTGTCAGCCGCTGGCGAACGGTCACCGGTTGTCGCTCAACCCTCTGAAACGGCATCCTTTATCCCATGAACACGACTCTTCAACTCAACGACATAATGCGGCTGATTGGCAATCTGGTACGCATCGGCAAAGTCTCCGAACTGGATCTTGCCAACGCCCGCTGCCGCGTCAAAACGGGCAGCAACGTGACAGCCTGGCTGCCGTGGATGACGCATCGCGCCGGACGTACGCGCAGCTGGTGGGCGCCCTCCGTCGGTGAACAGGTTTTGCTGCTCTCGATGGGCGGCGAGCTTAATACGGCATTCGTGTTACCGGCAGTATTTTCTGATGCTTCGCCCGCCCCATCTGCCTCGCCGGACGCCTTTCATCTGGCCTTCCCGGACGGCGCAGTTTTTGAATACGAACCGGCACAAAGCGCTCTGAAAGTGACGGGAATTAAAACAGCCGTGATTAACGCAGCGCAAAAGGTTGAGGTGACCGCACCCGAAATCCGCTGTACCGCCAGCACCCGCATCACGCTCGACACGCCGGAAGTAGTTTGCACCAGCAAACTGACTACCGGATCTCTCGAGGTGAAACAAGGCGGCACGCTGACCGGCAACTTAACCCACAGCGGCGGCAGCCTGACATCCAACGGCATCGTTGTGCACACTCACCGCCACAGCGGTGTTCAGACCGGCGGCGGTCAGACAGGAGGCCCGCAATGAGCAATCCCAAGTACCTGGGGATGAACAGAAACAGCGGTATGGCTATCGAAGATCTCGACCATATCCGCCAGTCCGTGAGCGACATTTTGAATACACCGGTCGGTTCCAGAGTGATGCGCCGCAATTACGGTTCGTTACTTTCTGAGCTGATCGACCAGCCGCAAAACGGCGCACTGCAACTGCAGATGATGGCAATTTGCTACACCGCATTGTTGCAGTGGGAACCCCGCATTTCACTGAATGCCATCACTTTCGAGACCGATTACACCGGCAAGATGGTGGTGGAACTGACCGGAAGCCGTAACGACACGGCAACGGATTTTTCCCTGAATATTCCTGTGAGCTGACACTTATGGCAACGATCGATTTAAGCCAGTTACCGCCCCCTGATGTGGTCGAAGAACTGGATTATGAAAGCCTGCTTGAAGAACGTAAAACGACGCTGATTTCGCTCTATCCAGCCGATCAGCAGGAGGCCATCAGCCGCACGCTGACGCTGGAATCCGAACCGCTGGTCAAACTGTTGCAGGAGAATGCCTACCGCGAACTGATCCTGCGCCAGCGGGTGAACGAAGCCGCACGCGCCGTGATGGTGGCCTATGCGACGGGCAGTGATCTGGATCAGCTTGCGGCGAATAATGGCGTAGAAAGACTGGTGCTGGCGCCTGCAGATAACTCCACAGTTCCTCCAGTCGCAGCTGTCATGGAAAGTGATGCAGATTTCCGAACGCGCATCCCGCAGGCCTTTGAAGGAATGAGTGTTGCCGGCCCGTCCGGGTCATACGAATTCCACGGTTTGTCTGCAGATGGCCGGGTGGCGGACATCTCGGTTATCAGTCCCTCCCCCGCCAATGTCACTATTTCTGTGCTGTCGCGTGAAGCCAATGGTATCGCTCCGGAAGACTTATTAACGAAAGTCCGTATCGCACTGAACGACGAAAATGTACGACCTGTTGCCGACCGGGTTCTGGTGCAATCAGCCAGTGTGGTGCCTTATGAAATTGATGCCACGCTCTATCTGTATCCGGGGCCAGAATCTGAACCTATCATTCTGGCAGCCGAAGAAAAACTGAAATCTTATATCAGCGATCAACATCGCCTGGGCCGCGATATCAGGCTTTCCGCCATCTATGCCGCACTGCATGTCGAAGGCGTCCAGCGTGTTGAGCTTGCT
It encodes the following:
- a CDS encoding phage baseplate assembly protein V; the protein is MNTTLQLNDIMRLIGNLVRIGKVSELDLANARCRVKTGSNVTAWLPWMTHRAGRTRSWWAPSVGEQVLLLSMGGELNTAFVLPAVFSDASPAPSASPDAFHLAFPDGAVFEYEPAQSALKVTGIKTAVINAAQKVEVTAPEIRCTASTRITLDTPEVVCTSKLTTGSLEVKQGGTLTGNLTHSGGSLTSNGIVVHTHRHSGVQTGGGQTGGPQ
- the lysC gene encoding Rz1-like lysis system protein LysC (LysC is an Rz1-like component of a phage lytic system, substantially overlapping although not fully embedded in the gene for the Rz-like LysB component.) translates to MSAGCTSVPPSAPPAIIYVGCPAVSSCPIPASKPATNEDLSTDILQLESALMDCGLQIEAIKKCQEAQHAKTDSIATTAD
- a CDS encoding HP1 family phage holin — protein: MGLNTERISSGCAYFIATSLTWLASLTSQDVAFLVGSAVGVGTFLINWYYRRKSYQLLARKGLSKDDYENLNS
- a CDS encoding lysozyme; this translates as MKTSTLKRCSAAVVLGLMAALPGYSSLQVSEEGLRLITDFEGCQLQPYQCSAGVWTSGIGHTAGVKPAQEVTEHQAAENLLGDIQQTERAVKKCMPVIMPQPVFDAVVSFSFNVGTGAACKSTLAFFINQQQWQQACDQLPRWVFVNGERNRGLERRRNAERTLCLKGV
- a CDS encoding GPW/gp25 family protein; protein product: MSNPKYLGMNRNSGMAIEDLDHIRQSVSDILNTPVGSRVMRRNYGSLLSELIDQPQNGALQLQMMAICYTALLQWEPRISLNAITFETDYTGKMVVELTGSRNDTATDFSLNIPVS
- a CDS encoding baseplate assembly protein, with the translated sequence MATIDLSQLPPPDVVEELDYESLLEERKTTLISLYPADQQEAISRTLTLESEPLVKLLQENAYRELILRQRVNEAARAVMVAYATGSDLDQLAANNGVERLVLAPADNSTVPPVAAVMESDADFRTRIPQAFEGMSVAGPSGSYEFHGLSADGRVADISVISPSPANVTISVLSREANGIAPEDLLTKVRIALNDENVRPVADRVLVQSASVVPYEIDATLYLYPGPESEPIILAAEEKLKSYISDQHRLGRDIRLSAIYAALHVEGVQRVELAKPTADIVLDSTQASYCTNYVITVGGSDE
- the lysB gene encoding Rz-like lysis system protein LysB (The gene for this Rz-like phage lysis system protein may overlap extensively with the gene for the other spanin subunit, the Rz1-like protein in the outer membrane.), which translates into the protein MRLLTALLAGMVLLVAILLLSNRSLQHDLNNASQQRDALITQLQQREQLIATLNQQIRQREQAELALREDLNTARQVMQSREQQRQRSLHDDPQTRQWADSSLPADISRLHQRPAFSSASDYLRWLSGGQLMPYSGQQTGHQ
- a CDS encoding tail protein X yields the protein MKVYAEQGDTLDSLCWRYYNRTALVVEKVYAANIGIADLGPLLPHGTAVFMPDIAEQPVQETIKLWD
- a CDS encoding phage tail protein, with amino-acid sequence MQKPIQLQQRLIEQIPLLAATPEKLVIATGPGNVVATSAPSLSFEYRYPLTVTITDDALSETLVDLAVVTVLDWLQVNQPEILGNALHRLNDFTFTQQERSLALVLQLTERVQVSDKDEVRTITHLPEPPLPENVALPRQVYLNGELISSWTV